The Solibacillus sp. FSL R7-0668 genome includes the window ATTTTGAAGTGCTAGAAGAAGGCGTGTTAATTAACCCACGCAAATATTTATCCTTCTAAATGTAAAAACAAATCCGAATAAACCGAAACGTTGACACATAAGGTGAACCAATAAGAACTAAACACTCTTCATACATTTTATAGAGAGGAAGAGAACGTGCACGAGCATATTCGGCAGCGTTGCGTTCGATTAGGTGAGCTGTTTGTGGAGACAGGTGGAACGGTGCGTGCTCTTGCCAGTAAAACAGGATTTTCGAAAAGTACGGTGCATAAGGATTTAACAGAAAGACTTGTACAGGTGAATGAACCGCTTGCTAAACAAGTCCAAGACATGCTAGCGTACAATAAATCGATTCGACATTTACGAGGCGGAGAAGCAACACGCAAAAAATGGTTAACGAAGCCAATACAAACCCAAGCAATGTCTAGCGAGTAATCATCTCACTAGACATTTTTGTTTTCAGTCCAAAATCCCTTGAAATCCCAAAATAAAGGAAATTCTCTGCCATAAATTTAGATGTAAATTACGTATTGTATATGATAAAATAAGCTAGATAAAGAGAATTATGAAACGTACAAATGTTGAAATCGGTGGAAGGAGCTTAAAATAAACATGTTTTCTAAAGATATTGGGATAGATTTAGGTACTGCAAATGTGTTAATTCACTTGAAGGGGAAGGGGATTGTTTTAAATGAACCTTCAGTCGTGGCGATTGATAAAAAGAGCGGTAAAGTGCTTGCTGTAGGTGAAGAGGCACGTCAAATGGTAGGGCGTACACCAGGCAATATCGTAGCCATTCGTCCGTTAAAGGATGGCGTCATTGCAGATTTTGATGTAACCGAAGCCATGCTAAGACATTTTATCAATAAGCTAGAATTAAAAGGATTTATGTCAAAACCGCGCATTTTAATTTGCTGTCCGACAAATATTACATCGGTTGAGCAAAAAGCGATTCGTGAAGCAGCTGAAAAATCAGGCGGCAAAAAGGTTTATTTAGAAGAAGAGCCAAAAGTTGCAGCAATTGGGGCAGGTATGGATATTTTCCAACCAAGCGGTAATATGGTCGTGGATATCGGTGGCGGTACAACAGATGTAGCTGTATTATCAATGGGCGATATCGTGACGAGCGAATCCATTAAAATCGCGGGCGACGTATTCGACAATGACATTCTGCAATACATAAAGAAAGAATACAAGCTATTAATCGGAGAACGTACAGCAGAAGATATTAAAACAACGATTGGTACGGTATTCCCTACGAGCCGTAAAGAAGCGATGGAAATCCGTGGACGTGATATGGTAACCGGCTTACCACGTACAATCGAGATTCACTCCCAAGAAATTGAACATGCATTGCGCGAATCGGTAAGCATGATCGTACAGGCAGCGAAAAATGTACTTGAAAAAACACCGCCAGAATTATCAGCAGACATTATCGACCGCGGTGTTATTTTAACAGGTGGAGGTGCGTTATTACATGGCATCGACCAATTACTAATTGAAGAATTAAAAGTACCCGTATTCATCGCAGAAAATCCGATGAACTGTGTAGCTGTTGGAACAGGCATTATGTTAGACAATATTGACCGAGCAGTAAGTAATAAATAACGGACTTCGACTCGATACCTAACAATCCAGGGACTTTTATCGATATATATTCAATATGACGGAAATTTGAGGTGAAGCGAATGTTTAAAGGGTTTTATACAGTAGCGACAGGAATGGTTGCACAACAACGTAAAACAGAAATTCTAACAAATAATATGGCGAATGCGAATACACCAGGTTTCAAATCAGACCAAACAACGATTCGTTCATTTCCAGACATGCTGATGTCAGCTGTAGGCTCCACAAATATCCCAACAGAAAAGGGTTTTGCATTAAAAAAACTCGATACAATTGGCGCGCTCAATGCAGGGGTATATTTACAAGAAACAATGCCAGATCAAGCACAGGGACAAATCTATTCTACAGGGCTCACGACGGACGTAGCACTAATTAATAGTCAAATCCCAACAGATGCCGCTTCAGGAAATGCCGGCCAAATTTTCTTCCGTTTAGAAAACGAAAACGGTACAGAAAGCTATACGCGTAACGGGAATTTCACATTAGATGGCGCAGGGAATCTAGTGAATCCAATGGGACTATTCGTACTTGATGCAAATGGCAACCGCATGCAGTTTGCAAATGATAATATTCGCATTGACTCCACAGGGGCAATTTTCGATGAAAACAATGCACAGGTGGGTACTTTAGGGGTAGCATTTTCAGCAAATCCAGACGTTTTAGTAAAGCGCGGTAACGGTCTTTACGATACGTTAGAGGGTGAGGCCCTACCTTCAGCTTACGGACAAGCGGGCGTACAATTTTCGATGCAGCAGCAATACTTAGAAGGCTCTAACGTGGATGCAGCAAAAGCGATGACGGATTTACTAACAAGCTATCGTGCTTTTGAAGCCAATCAAAAAGTATTGCAAGCATACGATAAAAGTATGGATAAAGCCGTAAACGAAATCGGACGTGTGTAAATTCGTTTCGCACAGTGAAATATTTTCATTCATAGGCGAATTTACGTATAATAAGGAGGTAGTCATCAAATGCTACGTACAATGATTACAGCAACAAATACGCTGTCACAAATCCAAAATCAATTAGATACGATTAGTTCAAATATTGCCAATAGTAATACCCATGGTTATAAGGCACAACAAGCTAACTTTACTGAAATGCTGTATCAACAGTTTAATAACGATGAATACGACAAAACAGTGCGACAAACACCAGTCGGCATTCGCTATGGTGTAGGCGCGCAAATCGGTCAAATTCAATCCAATCAGACACAGGGCTCCATTCAAGTAACAGACCGCGACTTAGACTTTGCATTAACGACTAAAAATCAATACTTTAATGTTCTAATGACAAATGATGCAGGCGAAACACGTACAGCCTATACACGTAACGGGAGCTTTTATGTATCGCCAACAGAGCCTGGTATTGTAACGCTTGTCAATAGTGATGGCTATCAAGTTTCAGACGTTAATGGTCAAGCCATTACGTTCCCAGACAACGCGACACAGTTTACGATGGATTCGGATGGTACATTAGTCGTAAATTATGCAAACGGCCAGCCACAGCGCTTTCAATTAGCCGTGACATCGTTGCAAAAGCCGCAAGTAATGGAAAACCTACAAGGTGGTACATACATTGGATTACCAGAAAATCTGGACGAGCTTGGTTATACAGAGGCTGAGATTTTAACCGATTTACAAGGCGCAAATCGTCAAGTAGGCATCCAAAAAGGTGCGCTTGAAATGTCCAATGTGGATTTATCAAAGGAAATGACCAATTTAATTCAGGCACAGCGCTCTTATCAATTCAATACGCGTGCAGTAACAATTGCAGATCAGATGCTTGGCTTAATTAACGGAATTCGTTAAGGGGCATTGTAAGGGAGAAATAATTATGACAAATGAGTTTGAACAAAAAGCAGAGCAGCCGACGATAAAAAAGACGAGACGTAGCTTCAGAAAACAACAAGAGACACAACAGCCGCATCCGGAGCCAACGAACGATCAGCCAGTCCGCTGGGTTCAGCTTCGTCTCATCCCCATTTGGCTACGCATTATTTTAATAGCGGTGCTTTTTGTTGCCACTGCTGCAATCGGCCTAATCATTGGCTACAGTGTGATTGGCGATGGTGATGCTGCGGACACATTAAAATGGAGCACGTGGCAACATTTACTTGATATTATGAGTGGAAAACAGTAAAGGGATTGTCACGAAGGTTATTTTGTGCAATCCTTTTGCGCCTGTTAAAAGGGACATAAATGGTTCATCAGCATGGCTGTAGGAAAGGGCAATTTTCTACAGCCTGTTACACATTGTTTATCCGAATTTTTTACATAAGGATTATGTATGAAACAAACACAAAGGGGGAAATTTTATGTTAAATGCAGAGCAAATTCAAGCGATTTTACCGCATCGTTATCCATTTCTATTAGTCGATCGAATTTTAGAGATTGAAGAAGGGAAGAGAGCGATCGGTTTAAAAAATGTGTCAATTAACGAGCAATTTTTCAATGGGCATTTTCCGGGATACCCTGTTATGCCAGGCGTGCTAATTGTCGAGGCATTAGCGCAGGTAGGTGGCGTAGCATTACTAAACACGCCTGCTTATAAAGGACGTCTTGTATTTTTAACGGGCATCGATAATTGCCGCTTTAAACGTCAAGTCGTGCCGGGCGATCAGCTAAAGCTAGAAGTAGAATTTTTAAAATTACGCGGTCAAATGGGCAAAGGAAAGGCCATTGCTACTGTAGATGGTGAGCTCGCTTGTGAATGTGAAATTTTATTTGCCATTGGACCCGAACAGCCGTAATGTAGCGATTTGCAATTATAGCGCAAAAATTATAGAATATATAGGTTGAAGTGAATATTTCCCCTTTTGGCAGTCGATTAATCATAACCGTATATAATTGTCAAAATATAAATAGAATGAATGAAAACAAGCAAAGTTCGGCTTTAAACGTAGGAGGTTTTAAAAGAGATGTATAAACAATTGTCTTCAGGCGTAAAAATTAGTATTACACGATCAATCTCGACGTCGTTTGAAGCGTATTTAGCAAGTATTAGTTGGGATGAAGATAAGTTTTCGATGGAAGACTATATGGTAAGCTGGCAAAAATACTTCAAGGAAAATGCAGCTTGGATCGATAAAATACCTACAGAGGTATTATTAAGCGCAGAATTCCATGAAGAAATTGCCAAAAAAATGGACGAGGTTATTAACAAAATTTTAACTGAAGCGCCAACTGAAAAGCAAAAGAAAGAAATTGATAAGCTACAAAAGCAGCTAGGCACGGACTATCAATTTGATTGCAAGGCTGAGGCAGCTTATGTGGAGCAGCTGTTAAAAGATAAATTAAAATAAACCCAATTATAGGTTGGATAGATCCTTCTTTTCCCGGGCACTCTATTGATGATCACTTATGGTGATTGTTAATCGAGCTTCTAAGCGAAAGGAGGGATTTTTTTATGCGTACAATAGCAGTGATGGTCAGTGCATTATCGCTTTTTCTTTTAGCAGGCTGTAACTGGAACACAGCCGAGCGTGATGCCACAACGCCGGTAGAGGATGTGGAGCGTGGTGTTAACGATGTGATGGACGATACACGAGATGCCATTGATGATACGATCGATACCGTGGATCCAAATCACCCAAATAACGGGAACGTCAACGAAAGTACGATTGATAATGGAACGCTTCCAAACGGTTCAAGTAATCCGAATGGTGAAAATGGGGTAACCGCACCAGGCGCGCCATCTGTCAATCAGGAAGACATCATCGAGGACAATAAAGACCGCAAAGATCAAGACAAAGTGGACAATCATTAATGAAAAAAAGGAAATCCGTATGCGTTACGGTGCTGCACCCCAAAAGTTAGAGTTAAAAAACTAACTTTTGGGGTGTTTTTCTATGTCAAAATATAGCGATGAATTCAAGTTACAGATTGTGAAGGAGTATTTAAAAGGACCATTGGGGTTTCAGTTGTTAGCGAAAAAATATTCAATTCCATCTAAGTCTGTGATTGAACGATGGGTAACTGCCTATAAAGCTTATGGAAAAGAGGGTTTACAACGAAAAAGCAAAAATGAAGTCTATTCTGTTCATTTCAAAGTAGATGTATTACACTTTATGAAACAAACAGGTGCTTCTTATCAAGATACGGCGATTCAATTTAAGATGAACAACCCGAGTTTAATCGCTAATTGGAACAGTATATTCCAAAAACAAGGAATAGAGGGCCTGCTAGAAAAAGTGAAGGGGCGCCCGTCTATGTCTAAAAAACCAAAATCAATTTCAACTAAGCAGGAAAAAGAAATGTCACGTGAGGAGCAGTTAGAACGCGAAAATGAACTGCTTCGTCTAGAGGTTGCGTACTTAAAAAAGTTGAAGGCTTTTCGAGAGAATCCGAATGCCTTCCTCGAAAAGCACAAGCAGCGATTGCCTTTGAACTTAAAACAGAAGGATTCCGATTAAAAGATGTCCTTGTACGCGTGGATATTCCAGCAGCGACGTATCATTATCACATCAAGCAAATGCATCAGGCCGATTCAGATAAAGACTGGAAAAGGTTAATCTTAGAGGCGTTTAAGAAACATGAAGGTCGATATGGCTATCGTCGTATTCATGCGGAATTGAAAGGGAAAGGGTACACAATTAATCATAAAAAAGTTCAGCGTCTCATGCAGGAAATGAATTTGAAGTGTGAGAAGTTCGTCCGCAAATCACGCTATAAATCGTATAAAGGCACGGTTGGAAAAGTGGCGAAAAATCGTTTGAATCGCCGTTTCAATACCCCTTATGCCCTTCAAAAAGTGGTAACCGACGTAACAGAATTCAAATGTACAAATGATGAAAAATTGTATTTGAGCCCAATTATGGATTTATATAACGGCGAGATTATTGGATTTAGTATGTCTAAACGACCGACACTCGATTTTGTGCTAGATTCTTTGAAACAAGCTCTTCCAATCATTCAAGAACGTGCAGAATATCGAACAACCATCCATTCCGATCAAGGTTGGCACTATCAACACAAAAAATGGGTCAAAGCATTAAAGCAGAACAAGATTTTCCAAAGCATGTCTCGTAAAGCAACATGTGCAGATAATGCGGCAATGGAGAACTTCTTTGGCTTACTCAAACAAGAAATGTATTACGGAGAAGAATTAGTTTCATATGACGTGTTAAAAAAGAAAATTGAAAAATATATTCACTACTATAACAACGAGCGTATTAAACAAAAACTGGCCGGCATGAGTCCGATACAATATCGAACGCATGCCAGCCAATTAGCTGCATAATAAAAACTCTAACTTTAAGGGGTCACTACCTACGGGTTTCCTTTTTTTATTTGTTTTAATGTAGTGCTCCAGAGCTGGGAAGGCTGAGATAGCTGTGGATATGTGCGATTTTTCCGTGTTACTGTGCGAATTTATGTAAAATGCGTGCGATATTTTCAATTTTCGTGCGATTTTTTTAAAATACGTGCGAATTGCCATAAATTAGGGTATTTAGTGATGTTCCATTAAACTTAATTAGGAAGAGTGCTTCGGCGTGGACAATTTTAGATGGAGAATAAAGGGAAAATGTGGTTAATCGAGCATGAAAGTGTTGAAACCGAGCATAAAAACTAAAATTCGAGCATAAAGTTCCCGAAAACGAGCATAAAACTAAAAATCCGATCACAAATCACGTGAAACCGAGCATAAAACCAAAAACTCGATCATAGACCAATCCGGTCATATTTCACGCGGAATTCCAGTTAACACCAACTCATTCTGATTATAGTCACACACGCCAATCATAACTTAATTAGGTCAACCCCAATCTATCGTTTTAGCCCTATTTTCACGCTATTTATTAATCTGTGTATTTTCTAAACGTTCATTGCGTTCCTTGAGTGAGGGGCGGTCGCGCATGCCTTGCTCAAAAGCGACAAGTAGCTCTTCGTTTCGTAAGCCCTGCTCCAATAATTGAGATAAGAGTTGTTCGGCATATTTTTTGCGCTGTGCCTTCAAGCGCCCTTTAAACAGTACCGAAATATGGTCGGCAATAGGAGTTAAGGAATGTGTAATAATGGAAAATGGCGCGGGTTCATTGTCGGGTAATGAAATAATGACGCGTGCATCCAGCATAGTACCTGATGAAATGAGCGCATCAAATTGTTCCTTGTAGTCAGAAGTTATAAAGGCTTCAATGACCCAAAGCTGGTGGCTATTTTCTTGGTTGATAATGATGCCGTCTGTTAGCGGTATTTTTTGGAATACGCCGTCTAACTGTAATTCTAGCGATAGCATTTTAAACGTTTTCAAACAATCAGCCCCTTTCCGAATGTATCTGTACATAAAGTATAACATATTCGATCTGCGAAACTGTCAAAATTCGCTACACTAATAAAGCTTTCGAATCGTTAAGCCTACTTAATTTGTTCAAATAGTATAAAAATCCAATAATCTCAAAAAGACAATTTGACTTAGCAAATGAGACGAAAATGTCATTTTGGTACTTTGTGAAAATTCAAATAATTGATTATGATGTAGTTACTTTATTAGGGAAGGAGGGAAGTCGATGAATCATGTTGGAATTGTCGGACGCACGACAAAGGATTTGAGCCTCCGTCAATTATCAGAAGGGCATGTCCAAACAACATTCACCGTAGCAATCAATCGTCAGTATAAAAATAGCGAAGGGGTCAATGAAGCAGACTTTGTGCGATGTATTGCATGGGGAAGGTTGGCGGAACAGCTGATTAAATATTGCGGGAAAGGCTCATTGATTGGCGTGAAGGGTCGCTTACAAACAGGCTCTTATACCAATCGCGAAAATCAAAAGGTGTATACAACCGATGTTGTGGCTGAGGAAATTCGCTTTTATGCATTGAAGCCTGTTACAAACGCGACAGAGACACCAGCAATTCCAGAAAACTTTGTATTACCAGAGCAAGAAAGTGAGCTCGTCAAAACATTATAGCTTGTTCTCGAAAGCTTGTTGCTACAGTGGACAAGCCTACTGTAAGACCGCACAGTAGCATTCATTCTATTCCAATTCAGTTGTTAAAGTAAGCAAAAAACAGAGTCTACTTCAAGGCGTAAAGTAGACTCCATCTATTATTTGATCGTTGCTGTATCGAGGACAAGTAAATCCATGAGTTCGTGATCATCAAGCTCAGTCAGCCATTTACTTGATTGAATTAAATCCTCGGACAGCGCAGACTTCATCGTGATCATTTTATCTATTTTTTCCTCAATAGTTCCAATTGTTACGAATTTATGCACCTGTACAAATTGAGTTTGTCCGATACGATACGCGCGGTCTGTTGCTTGGTTTTCAACAGCCGGGTTCCACCAACGATCGGCATGCAGTACATGTGTAGCCGCAGTTAAGTTAAGCCCCGTACCACCAGCCTTAAGTGATAAAAGAAATACTGGAAATTCCCCCGCTTGAAAAGCCTCTACTAAATGGTCACGCTGATCTTTTGAGGTACTTCCTGTTAAAAATGGTGCATCGGTATCGTATAGCTCCTGCAGGCAATGCTGGATTAAATTGCCCATGCCAATATATTGGGTAAAAATTAAGCATTGGTCGCCATTATCAATTATTTCCTTTGTCATCTCAAGTAGGCGTTTGAGCTTCACCGAACGATTCATCATCGTCTGCGCGTCATCAAATGGCTCCTTTAAATAAAGAGCAGGGTGATTACATAATTGCTTGAGCTTTCCAAGCATTTTTAAGATGCGCCCCTTTTTTTCAAAGCCAGATAATTGCTCTAGGCTGGCAAGGGTATCTTGAATATAGCCTTCATAGAGCGCGGCCTGCTCGGTTGTTAAGGCACAGAACTCATGAGATTCCTGCTTTTCAGGTAAATTTAATTGAAGCTCTGGATCACGTTTAGAACGGCGCAGTAAAAACGGGCTGATTTTTGTACGTAATACGCGTTTATGTGCTTCGGATTCATCGCGTTCAATCGGGATAATATATTGCTCAGAAAACTTCCCGAAGCTCCCTAAATAGCCCTTATGAATAAAATCAAAAATAGCCCATAATTCAGAAAGGCGGTTTTCAACAGGTGTGCCGGTTAAGGCGATATGGTGCGTTCCATTCAGCTTTCGAATCGCGCGGGACTGCATCGTCTGCATATTTTTGATATTTTGTGCTTCATCAAGTGCAATTGTTGACCATTGCAGGAGCTTTAAATCCTCTGCATCCTGGGTAACGGTACCATAAGTCGATAAAATCACATGTGGGCGCTGCGTTTGTACATAGCTTGTTAAGTCATCCCCCTTTAAGCGGCGGGGGCCATAATGCGTATATACCTCTAAATCTGGTGCAAAGCGCGTCATCTCCTTTTGCCAGTTCCCCACAACAGAGGTTGGACAGACAATTAAGGTAGGCTCTTGTACTTGCAAGTTTTGAACTGTGTGTAAAATATACGTAATGAGCTGAATCGTTTTCCCTAAGCCCATATCGTCCGCAAGACAAGCGCCAAATTGTTGTTCGCGCATAAATGTCAGCCATTCAAAGCCCTCATGCTGATAGGGACGAAGCTCAGCATGTAGCTTAGATGGCACAGTAATTGGGGGTAAGCCTTTTTTATGCTGAAGCTGCTCGATATAGGCGGCCAGTGATTGCTGCATTTCAAAGGCAAAGAGCGGATCATCGCGCTCGGCATCTTCCGCGTCCTCATCAATTGGCGCGGTCAATGTTTCTGGAAGCTCGCGGAATAATAAATCCTTTACCGTCCAGTTTT containing:
- a CDS encoding YwpF family protein encodes the protein MKTFKMLSLELQLDGVFQKIPLTDGIIINQENSHQLWVIEAFITSDYKEQFDALISSGTMLDARVIISLPDNEPAPFSIITHSLTPIADHISVLFKGRLKAQRKKYAEQLLSQLLEQGLRNEELLVAFEQGMRDRPSLKERNERLENTQINK
- a CDS encoding sporulation transcriptional regulator SpoIIID, with product MHEHIRQRCVRLGELFVETGGTVRALASKTGFSKSTVHKDLTERLVQVNEPLAKQVQDMLAYNKSIRHLRGGEATRKKWLTKPIQTQAMSSE
- a CDS encoding single-stranded DNA-binding protein — protein: MNHVGIVGRTTKDLSLRQLSEGHVQTTFTVAINRQYKNSEGVNEADFVRCIAWGRLAEQLIKYCGKGSLIGVKGRLQTGSYTNRENQKVYTTDVVAEEIRFYALKPVTNATETPAIPENFVLPEQESELVKTL
- a CDS encoding DEAD/DEAH box helicase, which gives rise to MQTLLNTKLPFIKMMRIKLATVRPGLFRMTAYNKDDLILPTSSWVPTLFFNVEHTLYGLNMPSEERDLLIDAADLLDVLSPRYRHPFLDFAALNSETTQLFHELQTILPLWSNPTVWQQATISEEGFHFEQELLQHAMQQKLANAGLSKEDSLALIPYFLNGGWPLQATHTFDGVKIALRLSEPEENEENWLLETVLISPSSAKHWTPATTKRKLPIHAALPKKWESIAPQIEKTQQQILELLLINGEVNQFIRFPLTDAAVREFLRHDLAKLQAIGFEVILPAWLKDLKQSKLRVRVSAGNQSTRSVAGLDDILTFKWQFSMNGEEVSAEQFKRLVEEKREFVRIGNQWFRIDEQWLTEMKELMEQADEENWTVKDLLFRELPETLTAPIDEDAEDAERDDPLFAFEMQQSLAAYIEQLQHKKGLPPITVPSKLHAELRPYQHEGFEWLTFMREQQFGACLADDMGLGKTIQLITYILHTVQNLQVQEPTLIVCPTSVVGNWQKEMTRFAPDLEVYTHYGPRRLKGDDLTSYVQTQRPHVILSTYGTVTQDAEDLKLLQWSTIALDEAQNIKNMQTMQSRAIRKLNGTHHIALTGTPVENRLSELWAIFDFIHKGYLGSFGKFSEQYIIPIERDESEAHKRVLRTKISPFLLRRSKRDPELQLNLPEKQESHEFCALTTEQAALYEGYIQDTLASLEQLSGFEKKGRILKMLGKLKQLCNHPALYLKEPFDDAQTMMNRSVKLKRLLEMTKEIIDNGDQCLIFTQYIGMGNLIQHCLQELYDTDAPFLTGSTSKDQRDHLVEAFQAGEFPVFLLSLKAGGTGLNLTAATHVLHADRWWNPAVENQATDRAYRIGQTQFVQVHKFVTIGTIEEKIDKMITMKSALSEDLIQSSKWLTELDDHELMDLLVLDTATIK
- a CDS encoding DNA-directed RNA polymerase subunit beta translates to MTNEFEQKAEQPTIKKTRRSFRKQQETQQPHPEPTNDQPVRWVQLRLIPIWLRIILIAVLFVATAAIGLIIGYSVIGDGDAADTLKWSTWQHLLDIMSGKQ
- a CDS encoding transposase, which gives rise to MSKYSDEFKLQIVKEYLKGPLGFQLLAKKYSIPSKSVIERWVTAYKAYGKEGLQRKSKNEVYSVHFKVDVLHFMKQTGASYQDTAIQFKMNNPSLIANWNSIFQKQGIEGLLEKVKGRPSMSKKPKSISTKQEKEMSREEQLERENELLRLEVAYLKKLKAFRENPNAFLEKHKQRLPLNLKQKDSD
- a CDS encoding flagellar hook-basal body protein; the encoded protein is MFKGFYTVATGMVAQQRKTEILTNNMANANTPGFKSDQTTIRSFPDMLMSAVGSTNIPTEKGFALKKLDTIGALNAGVYLQETMPDQAQGQIYSTGLTTDVALINSQIPTDAASGNAGQIFFRLENENGTESYTRNGNFTLDGAGNLVNPMGLFVLDANGNRMQFANDNIRIDSTGAIFDENNAQVGTLGVAFSANPDVLVKRGNGLYDTLEGEALPSAYGQAGVQFSMQQQYLEGSNVDAAKAMTDLLTSYRAFEANQKVLQAYDKSMDKAVNEIGRV
- a CDS encoding flagellar hook-basal body protein produces the protein MLRTMITATNTLSQIQNQLDTISSNIANSNTHGYKAQQANFTEMLYQQFNNDEYDKTVRQTPVGIRYGVGAQIGQIQSNQTQGSIQVTDRDLDFALTTKNQYFNVLMTNDAGETRTAYTRNGSFYVSPTEPGIVTLVNSDGYQVSDVNGQAITFPDNATQFTMDSDGTLVVNYANGQPQRFQLAVTSLQKPQVMENLQGGTYIGLPENLDELGYTEAEILTDLQGANRQVGIQKGALEMSNVDLSKEMTNLIQAQRSYQFNTRAVTIADQMLGLINGIR
- the fabZ gene encoding 3-hydroxyacyl-ACP dehydratase FabZ; protein product: MLNAEQIQAILPHRYPFLLVDRILEIEEGKRAIGLKNVSINEQFFNGHFPGYPVMPGVLIVEALAQVGGVALLNTPAYKGRLVFLTGIDNCRFKRQVVPGDQLKLEVEFLKLRGQMGKGKAIATVDGELACECEILFAIGPEQP
- a CDS encoding rod shape-determining protein, translated to MFSKDIGIDLGTANVLIHLKGKGIVLNEPSVVAIDKKSGKVLAVGEEARQMVGRTPGNIVAIRPLKDGVIADFDVTEAMLRHFINKLELKGFMSKPRILICCPTNITSVEQKAIREAAEKSGGKKVYLEEEPKVAAIGAGMDIFQPSGNMVVDIGGGTTDVAVLSMGDIVTSESIKIAGDVFDNDILQYIKKEYKLLIGERTAEDIKTTIGTVFPTSRKEAMEIRGRDMVTGLPRTIEIHSQEIEHALRESVSMIVQAAKNVLEKTPPELSADIIDRGVILTGGGALLHGIDQLLIEELKVPVFIAENPMNCVAVGTGIMLDNIDRAVSNK